In Chitinophaga sp. H8, the sequence GTTATCCTTACCAAATTTGGATGACCCATCATAACGACCCGTTACGGTAAGCAGGTACTTACCTTTATAACTATAATTAATACGGCCCAGGTAAGACACCAGCTTATTATCTCTGTAATAAGTAGAGGGTTGCGCTTTGGTAGTAGCAGAAGCCAGATTATTGTTCTTATACAGATCACTGATAAACCCAACGCCCGTACCGCTTTTCAATTCTTCATACCGGGTGTCCTGGTAAGTGATACCGGCCAATGCTTCTATACGGTGGGCATCAAATTCATTCGTATAATTCAGCAGGTTTTCGTTGATGAACGTCATCCCGTTGGAATAGTTCTTATAAGCCTTTCCGCCCGGTTGTCCGATAGTAATATTGGATGGTGCGTAATAATCCGCCCGGTCGTCGTTCTTATCTACCCCAGCTGTAAGCCGTAATTTCAGTCCTTTGGCCAGTGTATAATTCAACGCAGCATTACCAATGATACGTTGAGATACGGAGGGGTTATACAACTCTTTGGAAATACCTACCGGGTTGGTTTCTCCCCAGCTTACACCGGTAAAGCGGGTATAGGTGCCATCCGGATTGTAGACGCCCTGTGTAGGAGGAATAACCATGGTAGTAAACGGGATCCCGCCACCACCATCAGCGCTGGTATACACCGCCTGCAAATATTTTGAATGCTGAATAGACAAGCTGGTATTAAAGTCCAGCCGGTCGTTTATTTTCTGATCCAGGTTAACGCGGAAAGATATACGCTTGAAACCGGAATTAAGGATAATCCCCTGCTGGTCAAAATAACCAAAGGAAGTATAGTATCTGGTATTTTCGTTACCACCGGATACACTGATCTGGTGGTTATGAACAGGTGCGGTACGATATACTTCATCCTGCCAGTCGGTTCCTTTACCTAATGCAGCGATCTGTGCATCTGTCCATTTTAAAGGCTTCCCGTCATTTTGCGCTACTTCATTCTGCAATTGTGCAAATTCTTTAGCATCGATCAGATCTATTTTTTTTCGTAGCTGCTGTATACCATAATACCCGTCATATACCACCTGTGCCTTTCCGGTTTTTCCTTTTTTGGTGGTAATCATGATTACCCCGTTAGCACCCCGGGAGCCATAGATCGCCGTAGCAGAAGCATCCTTCAACACTTCTATCTTATCGATATCTGCCGGGTTCAATTGAGCACTTAATCCCTCCAGTGGCAAACCATCCACTACATACAGCGGATCATTGCCACCCGCAATAGAGTTGGTACCCCGGATCTTAATAGATACATATTCGCCCGGCTGTCCTGAGCGCTGATTTACCTGCACCCCTGCCGCCTGTCCCTGAAGGGCCTGGGCAATATTGGATACTGCATTTACCTGTGTGATCTTTTCGGCAGAAATAGAGGACACCGCACCGGTGAGGTCTGATTTTCTGACGGTACCATATCCTACCACCACGATTTCATTGAGCCCTTTGGTATCTTCTTTCAGCACTACGGTCAGGGGGGAATTATCCTTCACGTCTACCTTGGTGGTCAAGAATCCTACCGCGCTGAATACCAGCCGTGCTCCTTCCGTTACATTTAATTCAAAGGCCCCGTTTTCTGCAGTAGTAGTCCCAACCGCAGTACCTTCTACTTTGACCGTAACCCCGGGAATACCGGCTCCTTTTTCGTCCGTAACACGACCTTTTACTATCACTGCATTGGTCATTGAAAGGTTATCTCCGGAAATAGCGATCAGGTTATCTCCCAGGAATTTATATCCCAGTGGTTTAGTTATTACTGCATTCATCACCTGCCCGATATCTGCTTTGTCCAGGTTTACATTCAAACGTTCCTGTTTCCGTAGCAGGCGGGCGTTAAAGAGAAACCTGTAGTCACTGTTTTTTTCAATATACTCCAGCACCTTTGACAACTCCACATTTTCCATCTTCATGGAAAACACACGCTGGGAATATCCTTTAGCAGATAACTGCAACGTGATCATCAGTAAAATAAAGCTCAGCTTCATAATAATCAGGCATTTAGCTGCCGCCGGGTGCAGCCGGTAAATGCAGCACCTGTTGCTTTTTTTCATATATTTACTATTGAATTGTGAAATAAATCACAGGCTTGCGTGCAATCTTGTAAACCTGTGAGAATAATTCGTCCGGGGGAGTGTTAGCGCACTTCCCTTTTTTCATAAATAACCTGTGGCATTCCCGGGGGGATTAAGGTAATGTATACATAACGTTGAATTTAGATGGTGGAATGAATACTACTTTGGCTGAATAAAAATCGTGTCGTTGCTTTGGTGATATTTAAATGGTGCAATTACTTTTAAGGCCTCTAATGCCTGCATAATGTTCTCGTTCTGGAATACGCCTGTCAGTTCCTCGTTTTTTAATTGTTCACCTGCAATCTCAATATGTACATTATACCAACGCTCCAAACGTGTTTTTAAGGATGCGAAGGTTTCGTCTTTAAAGGCCAGTTTATTATTTAACCAGGCTGTTTCTGAAAAATCATTGATTTCCTCATTCCTGGAAATCGTGCTTACCTGGTATTTTATCTCTTTGGGCACATGACTATCTGTTGGCTCATCCTTATTTTCCGCTTTATATTTATTACCTGAAACGGTTAGTTTTTCCAATGGTTTCAATACAATCCTGCTTTCTTCCTGGTTCTTCAGCTGTACTTCAATCTTCCCTTTTATCAGCACTGTTTCTACTGCATCATCGTAGGTGTTTACATTGAATGCAGTGCCCAGTACCTTTACAGACAGCTTTCCGGTGTTCACGATAAACGGATGGGCAGGATCCGCCTTTACATCAAAGAAAGCCTCTCCCTCCAGAAACACCACCCGGTCGCTTTTACCAAACCCGTCTTCATACACCAGTTTACTTCCCCCGTTTAATTTCACGGTAGAGCCATCCGGTAATTCTATACTGGTGCGTGACCCGTTGCGGGTAACGATCTCATTACGCCTGTTATCGCCCGCAGTATTTGTAAATAACCGGATCCCTCCCATTAGGATCATCCCTGCCACCACTGCCGCGGCCATCCATTTCACCCCTATCCGCCAGGTAATCCTGCTGGCAGCAGGTGTGATACTTTCAGGTTCCTCCTCTTCCGCCTCCAG encodes:
- a CDS encoding FecR family protein — its product is MKNRERCWELLARKWSNEATEAELQELQQLCRSFPELSYTDELLGSIRQVNKKDTTEAAVAAFMQQVAKDQEELEAEEEEPESITPAASRITWRIGVKWMAAAVVAGMILMGGIRLFTNTAGDNRRNEIVTRNGSRTSIELPDGSTVKLNGGSKLVYEDGFGKSDRVVFLEGEAFFDVKADPAHPFIVNTGKLSVKVLGTAFNVNTYDDAVETVLIKGKIEVQLKNQEESRIVLKPLEKLTVSGNKYKAENKDEPTDSHVPKEIKYQVSTISRNEEINDFSETAWLNNKLAFKDETFASLKTRLERWYNVHIEIAGEQLKNEELTGVFQNENIMQALEALKVIAPFKYHQSNDTIFIQPK
- a CDS encoding SusC/RagA family TonB-linked outer membrane protein, which gives rise to MKKSNRCCIYRLHPAAAKCLIIMKLSFILLMITLQLSAKGYSQRVFSMKMENVELSKVLEYIEKNSDYRFLFNARLLRKQERLNVNLDKADIGQVMNAVITKPLGYKFLGDNLIAISGDNLSMTNAVIVKGRVTDEKGAGIPGVTVKVEGTAVGTTTAENGAFELNVTEGARLVFSAVGFLTTKVDVKDNSPLTVVLKEDTKGLNEIVVVGYGTVRKSDLTGAVSSISAEKITQVNAVSNIAQALQGQAAGVQVNQRSGQPGEYVSIKIRGTNSIAGGNDPLYVVDGLPLEGLSAQLNPADIDKIEVLKDASATAIYGSRGANGVIMITTKKGKTGKAQVVYDGYYGIQQLRKKIDLIDAKEFAQLQNEVAQNDGKPLKWTDAQIAALGKGTDWQDEVYRTAPVHNHQISVSGGNENTRYYTSFGYFDQQGIILNSGFKRISFRVNLDQKINDRLDFNTSLSIQHSKYLQAVYTSADGGGGIPFTTMVIPPTQGVYNPDGTYTRFTGVSWGETNPVGISKELYNPSVSQRIIGNAALNYTLAKGLKLRLTAGVDKNDDRADYYAPSNITIGQPGGKAYKNYSNGMTFINENLLNYTNEFDAHRIEALAGITYQDTRYEELKSGTGVGFISDLYKNNNLASATTKAQPSTYYRDNKLVSYLGRINYSYKGKYLLTVTGRYDGSSKFGKDNKFAFFPSGALSWRVSEEEFMQSAKAVSNLKLRLSYGASGNQAIDPYQTLASLSNVGVVFDNQVNTGFVQDRLENSSLKWETTYQFDAGIDLGLFDERIRITADYYDKRTRDLLLNVTLPSSSGFGSVLQNVGAVGNKGFEFDLTTKNIVTPTFNWTSGLTFSHNSTKVLDLGKDAYGNPITYKEVGTGGNWFPMILGGAMSQLYGNRVTGIYQTDAEAVANGEPQKKAGDYIFEDTNGDKVVDAKDKVVLSHLQPKFTFGFNNSFAYKNFDLSILLVGSYGNDIVNEFRKYNITMNGLWTPTRAAWEQRWKGPGQGNVIDKPSENSGSYIRDYANSMWVENGSYLRVRDITLGYTMPAGVLKAIRLSGLRIYASAQNFLTITKYTGYDPEASWSATSINGWDRGVYPSAKSVTVGVKVNF